From uncultured Desulfobacter sp.:
GATACGACTTCTGATTTTCTTTTGCTTATCGGCATTGGTCCAAAAACCAATGCTGCCGATACTCGACTGCAGGGTTTCAACAATTGCTTCCATAAGATCTTTCATTTTCGGTTTTGCAGTGTCAGGGATGTCATTATTTTCAAAGGCCACACCTGCAATGTGCTCATAAAAAGTAGTGGCCTCTTTCCCCATCCCGTCTTTTCCGGATTTTCTGCCTTCAAGGGCCTGGTCCCTTAGCTTTCCAAGTTCCTCAGCCAAAGCGTCCCAGTTGTCCTGGTATTGATCAATGAGGTTTTCTACCTTTTCTGAAAGGCTTTTGTAGAATGCCGGATCTTCGTCGTGGTGTACAGTGCAATGTTTTCTGATGGCATGCTCCATCTCGCTTGCCTTGGCTTCAGTATTGCCTCCGGCATGCTGGTTCAGTTTTTCAATAAAGTCATCTGCCAGAAGCTCCATTGGTGGCACCATGGGGTTGATTCCCAAACTGATCAAATGCGAGTTGATCAGGTCCTTGACTTTGGCGCCGGCATCACCGAGGCTCAGACTGGTGTCTTTATATCGTTCTTTGGTTACACGCAAGATGTAACCGAAACGCTTGGCAGGAACCCGGTACGGGTGGCCTGCGGGGTTGGGCAATATGATGTCCAGACTCATGAGAAATTTTTTCAGGTACACATCAAAGTCAGCCCGTAGTTGTTCATCTTTGAGCAAAGTCACGGCATCATGAACAACAGCGGCATCAGCTGCAATATCATCAAGTGTCCCTTCAATGAACCCCTGTATCTTTTTGATCTTGTGCAGCTTGAACAGTTGCAACAGCCGTTGATATCTTTCTTCCAGAACAGGCATTTCAGAGGTAATGTTTTTGAGTCCTTGAGCCAGTTCTTCCTGTTCATCAGTTGCTGCATACAAGGTTAATGCCTGGGTCAGGTGGTTGGCAAGACCGATGTAATCCACGATAAAGCCCCGGTTTTTCCCTTTGGCGACACGGTTGGTCCGTGCAATGGCTTGAAGCAGGGTATGCTCCCGAATCTTTTTATCAATATACATGACCTGTTCGATGGGGGCATCAAATCCGGTCAGCAGCATGTCGCAGACAATGAGAAACGCAATGCCGGTGAGTTCTTTTTCCGGATCGTCAAAGTCAAAGGGTTTACAAAAGTTCGTAACAGCGTTCCACCCTCTGGCCTGCTTCCTGGCTTCGGTAACAAAGGCGGCTTCATTGGTGCCGTCACTGGAGATCACAACCGCGGCTTTGAGAGAATCCAATTGTTTGATCAGATTGAGATCAGGGGCGGGCGAATTCTTTTCTTTTTGGAGCCTGTCTTGGAGAGCGTTTTGTATGGCCGTTTGATACCGGACCGCAGCCAGCTTCGAGTGGCAGACGACCTGGGCCTTGAATCCGTTTGGTAAAATATTCCCGATGTAATGATCCACTAAATCAGATGCAATGGCTTTGATTCTTTTTTCCGCCTCCAGAATGTCACCTGTGGCACCGTACTTCTTTTTGATGGCCAGAAGCTCCTCTTCAGTCCGGTCTTTGAATATATCTTCAAAGGCGGTTTCAAAGGCGTGCTTTTCATTCAGCGCCGCATCTGCGGTTTTACCTTCATAAAGAATCTGCAAAGTAGCGCCGTCATCAACTGCGTCCATCAACCGATAGGTGTCTGTGTACTGGCCAAATCTTTTCCAAGTCTTTTTTTCTCCATGACGCTGGGCAATCAGGGGGGTGCCTGTGAACGCAATTCTTGCAGCATTGGGAAAAGCCTCAACAATGTTGTCTCCAAGATCGGAACTCTGGGTCCTGTGTGCCTCATCAATCATGAGTAAGATCCGATCGGATTCGTTGATCACACCGAATTGTTTGCCTGAAGGCATGGCCAGGTATGTGCCCAGGGCTTCTGCCACCTGGAGGGGGAGAGCTTCCTCCCTTTGCTGGAACTTATGGACCATGACCATATTGATGTCTGATGTGTCCGTGCCCAGGTCAACTTTCAGCGCCGCAGTGTTTTCAATGATATTTATTCGTCCACCAATCAGAGTGGCTGTTCTGGCAAGCTGTTTTTCCAGGTCCACACGGTCGTTGATCAGGACGATTTTGAAATCGCTTAAGTCGGTAGACGCTCTGATGATCCGGGCGACAAATACCATGGTTAGGGATT
This genomic window contains:
- a CDS encoding HsdR family type I site-specific deoxyribonuclease, producing MSEYTEVEQHFLKQLQELGWIILDQGPDIPHDPKKSLRNNFRQWILPEVFTQAVNDINLTSDGDSWLTSRQLTDLYDQILRQPNRTLLEANEAIQKLIFKAQVDVNEITGEQDPVVKLIDFQTPENNQFHAINQFRIDTPGCVKQFIIPDIVLFVNGIPLAVVECKKGGPTCANPMAEAFEQLQRYMNRRKATTEQGLKEGEPRLFHTNLLLIKTCGLEADFGTITSGEEHFFPWKTQWPNDDKTAKGKNQQEQLISGMLNKSNLLQILRTCAVFMDTDSGARIKVVCRYQQFRAANKICVQLRQGQTPAERSGVVWHTQGSGKSLTMVFVARIIRASTDLSDFKIVLINDRVDLEKQLARTATLIGGRINIIENTAALKVDLGTDTSDINMVMVHKFQQREEALPLQVAEALGTYLAMPSGKQFGVINESDRILLMIDEAHRTQSSDLGDNIVEAFPNAARIAFTGTPLIAQRHGEKKTWKRFGQYTDTYRLMDAVDDGATLQILYEGKTADAALNEKHAFETAFEDIFKDRTEEELLAIKKKYGATGDILEAEKRIKAIASDLVDHYIGNILPNGFKAQVVCHSKLAAVRYQTAIQNALQDRLQKEKNSPAPDLNLIKQLDSLKAAVVISSDGTNEAAFVTEARKQARGWNAVTNFCKPFDFDDPEKELTGIAFLIVCDMLLTGFDAPIEQVMYIDKKIREHTLLQAIARTNRVAKGKNRGFIVDYIGLANHLTQALTLYAATDEQEELAQGLKNITSEMPVLEERYQRLLQLFKLHKIKKIQGFIEGTLDDIAADAAVVHDAVTLLKDEQLRADFDVYLKKFLMSLDIILPNPAGHPYRVPAKRFGYILRVTKERYKDTSLSLGDAGAKVKDLINSHLISLGINPMVPPMELLADDFIEKLNQHAGGNTEAKASEMEHAIRKHCTVHHDEDPAFYKSLSEKVENLIDQYQDNWDALAEELGKLRDQALEGRKSGKDGMGKEATTFYEHIAGVAFENNDIPDTAKPKMKDLMEAIVETLQSSIGSIGFWTNADKQKKIRSRIKKALTLTGIDALKENRERVAIEIMKLAKNRHDALIKGGEK